One genomic window of Nicotiana sylvestris chromosome 10, ASM39365v2, whole genome shotgun sequence includes the following:
- the LOC104233446 gene encoding 3'-5' exonuclease-like, which translates to MAEVYGVSFYNDQIEVTVTKNAVAVNDWILQTIHIHRRRLHKLLIGLDIEWLPYFNPKDKQPVALLQLCVGRRCLLFQLLHKDFMPGYLAQFLSNPNFTFVGVGVEGDAEKLMYDHGLFVANTVDLNQLALLYYGEYVYGKMGLKRMAKAVVGKVMEKPKDVTLSKWDAEDLCYEQVEYGAIDAFVSFEIGKKLFNEMGDREKELNCHYQPWQLLQETQGMFQNLALF; encoded by the coding sequence ATGGCTGAAGTGTACGGAGTCTCTTTCTACAATGACCAAATAGAGGTTACTGTAACCAAGAATGCAGTCGCGGTTAATGACTGGATTTTGCAGACTATTCATATTCATAGGCGAAGACTACACAAGCTCCTTATTGGTCTTGATATCGAGTGGCTCCCATATTTCAATCCAAAAGACAAACAACCAGTTGCTCTCCTCCAACTTTGTGTAGGCCGACGTTGCCTTCTTTTTCAACTCCTACACAAAGATTTCATGCCCGGATACCTCGCACAATTTCTGAGTAACCCTAATTTTACATTCGTTGGTGTCGGGGTTGAAGGAGATGCTGAGAAGTTGATGTATGATCACGGGCTTTTCGTGGCGAATACTGTGGATTTGAACCAACTTGCATTGTTGTATTATGGAGAATATGTGTATGGAAAGATGGGTTTGAAGAGAATGGCAAAAGCAGTAGTTGGGAAAGTAATGGAAAAGCCAAAGGATGTTACTTTGAGTAAGTGGGATGCAGAGGATTTGTGCTATGAACAAGTTGAATATGGTGCTATTGATGCTTTTGTCTCGTTTGAGATTGGAAAAAAATTGTTTAATGAAATGGGAGACAGAGAGAAGGAATTGAATTGCCATTATCAGCCATGGCAGTTGCTACAAGAAACACAGGGGATGTTTCAAAATCTTGCTCTGTTTTGA
- the LOC104233447 gene encoding actin-related protein 2/3 complex subunit 1A-like isoform X1 — MAATSIHKFAQCITCHAWSPDLSMIALCPNNSEVHIYKLSEDKWEKVHVLQKHDQIVSGIDWSSRSNKIVTVSHDRNSYVWNQEASGWVPTLVILRLNRAALCVQWSPKENKFAVGSGAKTVCICYYEQENNWWVSKLIRKRHDSSVTSIAWHPNNILLATTSTDGKCRVFSTFIKGVDAKDSAMGNSADTKFGEQIVQLDLCFCWAFGVRWSPSGNTLSYVGHNSMIYFVDEVGPSAAAQSVAIRDLPLRDVSFLSERMVVGVGFDCNPMVFVADESGLWSFLRFLDERKAASSSAKYGSQFSEAFGKFYGQSKYSANNNVEQSRGAHDNCINCILPLAKQRKSSVTRFSTSGLDGKVVIWDLQKQEDLLEYL; from the exons ATGGCAGCAACTTCAATACATAAGTTTGCTCAGTGCATTACTTGCCATGCTTGGAGTCCCGACCTCTCCA TGATTGCGCTTTGTCCTAACAATAGTGAAGTACATATATATAAACTATCCGAGGACAAGTGGGAGAAGGTCCATGTTCTTCAAAAG CATGACCAAATTGTGTCTGGTATAGATTGGAGTTCAAGATCCAATAAAATAGTTACTGTTTCTCATGATCGTAATTC ATATGTTTGGAACCAAGAAGCGTCAGGGTGGGTACCTACTCTGGTCATTCTCAGGCTAAATCGTGCAGCACTTTGTGTGCAGTGGAGTCCAAAAG AAAACAAGTTTGCTGTTGGAAGTGGGGCTAAAACTGTTTGTATATGCTACTATGAGCAAGAAAATAACTG GTGGGTGAGTAAGCTAATCAGGAAAAGGCATGATTCATCGGTAACAAGTATTGCTTGGCATCCGAATAAT ATTCTCCTAGCAACAACATCCACTGATGGTAAATGTAGAGTATTTTCAACATTCATTAAAGGTGTCGATGCAAA GGACTCTGCAATGGGGAATTCTGCAGATACCAAATTTGGAGAG CAAATTGTCCAGCTTGATCTCTGCTTTTGCTGGGCTTTTGGTGTCAGATGGTCCCCAAGTGGCAATACCTTATCATATGTAG GTCATAACTCAATGATATACTTTGTTGATGAAGTTGGTCCCTCTGCTGCAGCACAAAGTGTAGCAATCCGCGATTTGCCTCTTCGTGAT GTATCGTTTCTTTCTGAAAGGATGGTTGTTGGTGTGGGATTTGATTGCAACCCGATGGTATTTGTGGCAGATGAAAGTGGACTCTG GAGTTTCTTGAGATTCCTTGATGAGCGGAAAGCAGCGTCGTCAAGTGCTAAATATGGATCACAG TTTTCCGAAGCTTTTGGGAAATTCTATGGTCAATCAAAGTATTCAGCCAACAACAATGTTGAGCAGTCAAGAGGCGCTCATGACAACTGTATCAA TTGCATATTACCACTTGCAAAACAGAGAAAATCTAGTGTCACCcgtttcagcacttcag GACTTGATGGAAAGGTAGTGATATGGGATTTGCAGAAGCAAGAAGATTTATTGGAATATCTATGA
- the LOC104233447 gene encoding actin-related protein 2/3 complex subunit 1A-like isoform X2, which yields MAATSIHKFAQCITCHAWSPDLSMIALCPNNSEVHIYKLSEDKWEKVHVLQKHDQIVSGIDWSSRSNKIVTVSHDRNSYVWNQEASGWVPTLVILRLNRAALCVQWSPKENKFAVGSGAKTVCICYYEQENNWWVSKLIRKRHDSSVTSIAWHPNNILLATTSTDGKCRVFSTFIKGVDAKDSAMGNSADTKFGELDLCFCWAFGVRWSPSGNTLSYVGHNSMIYFVDEVGPSAAAQSVAIRDLPLRDVSFLSERMVVGVGFDCNPMVFVADESGLWSFLRFLDERKAASSSAKYGSQFSEAFGKFYGQSKYSANNNVEQSRGAHDNCINCILPLAKQRKSSVTRFSTSGLDGKVVIWDLQKQEDLLEYL from the exons ATGGCAGCAACTTCAATACATAAGTTTGCTCAGTGCATTACTTGCCATGCTTGGAGTCCCGACCTCTCCA TGATTGCGCTTTGTCCTAACAATAGTGAAGTACATATATATAAACTATCCGAGGACAAGTGGGAGAAGGTCCATGTTCTTCAAAAG CATGACCAAATTGTGTCTGGTATAGATTGGAGTTCAAGATCCAATAAAATAGTTACTGTTTCTCATGATCGTAATTC ATATGTTTGGAACCAAGAAGCGTCAGGGTGGGTACCTACTCTGGTCATTCTCAGGCTAAATCGTGCAGCACTTTGTGTGCAGTGGAGTCCAAAAG AAAACAAGTTTGCTGTTGGAAGTGGGGCTAAAACTGTTTGTATATGCTACTATGAGCAAGAAAATAACTG GTGGGTGAGTAAGCTAATCAGGAAAAGGCATGATTCATCGGTAACAAGTATTGCTTGGCATCCGAATAAT ATTCTCCTAGCAACAACATCCACTGATGGTAAATGTAGAGTATTTTCAACATTCATTAAAGGTGTCGATGCAAA GGACTCTGCAATGGGGAATTCTGCAGATACCAAATTTGGAGAG CTTGATCTCTGCTTTTGCTGGGCTTTTGGTGTCAGATGGTCCCCAAGTGGCAATACCTTATCATATGTAG GTCATAACTCAATGATATACTTTGTTGATGAAGTTGGTCCCTCTGCTGCAGCACAAAGTGTAGCAATCCGCGATTTGCCTCTTCGTGAT GTATCGTTTCTTTCTGAAAGGATGGTTGTTGGTGTGGGATTTGATTGCAACCCGATGGTATTTGTGGCAGATGAAAGTGGACTCTG GAGTTTCTTGAGATTCCTTGATGAGCGGAAAGCAGCGTCGTCAAGTGCTAAATATGGATCACAG TTTTCCGAAGCTTTTGGGAAATTCTATGGTCAATCAAAGTATTCAGCCAACAACAATGTTGAGCAGTCAAGAGGCGCTCATGACAACTGTATCAA TTGCATATTACCACTTGCAAAACAGAGAAAATCTAGTGTCACCcgtttcagcacttcag GACTTGATGGAAAGGTAGTGATATGGGATTTGCAGAAGCAAGAAGATTTATTGGAATATCTATGA